A part of Rattus norvegicus strain BN/NHsdMcwi chromosome 4, GRCr8, whole genome shotgun sequence genomic DNA contains:
- the Rps11l1 gene encoding small ribosomal subunit protein uS17-like, producing the protein MADTHTERAYQNQPTISQNKKHVLLGETGKEKLPRYHKNIGLGFKTTKEASEGTYIDKKCPFPGNVSIQGRMLFVVVKKMKLQRTVAIRQDCLHYIRKYNRFEKQPKNTPVRLSPCFRVVQINDIVTVGECRPLSKTVFYSMCKVTTAAGTRKQFQKF; encoded by the coding sequence ATGGCAGACACTCATACAGAGCGTGCTTATCAAAATCAGCCTACAATCTCTCAAAACAAGAAGCACGTTTTGCTGGGAGAAACTGGCAAGGAAAAACTCCCTCGGTACCACAAAAACATCGGGCTAGGCTTCAAGACTACCAAGGAGGCCAGCGAGGGCACCTACATAGACAAGAAATGCCCCTTCCCTGGTAATGTCTCCATTCAAGGTCGGATGCTGTTTGTTGTCGTGAAGAAGATGAAGCTACAGAGGACTGTTGCCATCCGCCAGGACTGTCTCCATTACATCCGAAAGTACAACCGATTTGAGAAGCAGCCCAAGAACACGCCTGTGCGCCTGTCCCCCTGTTTCAGGGTTGTCCAGATCAACGACATTGTCACTGTTGGAGAGTGCAGGCCTCTGAGCAAGACTGTTTTTTATTCAATGTGCAAGGTCACCACGGCTGCTGGCACCAGGAAGCAGTTTCAAAAGTTCTAA